A stretch of Mesotoga sp. Brook.08.105.5.1 DNA encodes these proteins:
- a CDS encoding InlB B-repeat-containing protein — MKRVSSLFVIFVLLFMLAGCPSIQTMKDSTLKALLFNSLSVPNFDPEITEYTIELPRGTTEVPTISTVPNIEGVTIEVINAETIPGTTKIIVTALDGETVTTYHIYFAVQKNNDSSLKALEYNAIPVPGFKNDKLNYEVILPAGSTYLPTISATANDPNATITITQVLELPGTAFVTVTAEDAVTASNYSIYFIPQYFIEASSNPSDGGNITGSGNYVHGTQVNLTATANEGYEFIDWTDNGVRVSTNASYSFTANADRALVANFKLKTYTLTATAGVGGTVIPYGIVEVKHGEDKQFTIASDQGCEIKEVIVDGVSVGAVNTYDFDNVTRNHTIHGEFKLKLYTIDVSAIPETGGTVSGGGNFNHGDSVEIIATANTGYEFIGWTENELQVSTDTSYSFTATADRTLVANFRRLTYSITLDVNPIDGGSVSGGGAFLHGEEVTVIATPNLGKYFINWTEDAVEVSKEPVYTFVATKDCNLVANFEMNHAPEFDKLLPVNGAVNQPVDVKLEWNAVDTNGATVTYDVYFGYSSANLIKVMYGTTLEEYYPDVIKGFTFYWRVVASNGSVTTDSGVIAFSTVEEVLTDKSVHIIDNLLDKQPSDPATIAVQVRGIGIVAGSELAIEIDTNYMEFLNRDGHTLSEFLASNPEATFADFEPWCEYKAISTDFLSIMKLKDTTGSTVYLSGAYKNSAGKNIADGNLWFIYVKVKAITGRTAAVFSSVSFVDTALVEIPVDSSDQGLFIVK; from the coding sequence GTGAAACGAGTTAGTTCTCTTTTTGTGATTTTCGTACTTCTCTTCATGCTTGCTGGGTGTCCATCTATTCAGACTATGAAAGATTCTACTCTGAAGGCTTTATTGTTTAATTCTCTTTCAGTCCCAAATTTTGATCCAGAAATAACAGAATATACGATTGAGCTTCCAAGAGGAACAACTGAAGTACCTACGATAAGCACTGTTCCAAATATCGAAGGCGTAACAATCGAAGTGATTAACGCGGAAACAATTCCCGGAACAACTAAGATAATTGTAACTGCCTTGGATGGTGAAACTGTGACCACGTATCACATCTACTTCGCCGTACAGAAGAACAATGATTCTTCTTTGAAGGCCCTTGAATATAATGCGATACCCGTTCCGGGATTTAAGAATGATAAATTGAACTACGAAGTTATTCTTCCAGCGGGATCTACTTATTTGCCAACGATTTCAGCTACTGCAAATGACCCAAATGCAACTATCACTATAACGCAGGTTCTTGAGCTTCCCGGTACTGCTTTTGTTACAGTAACTGCGGAGGATGCAGTTACAGCTTCTAACTATTCAATTTACTTCATTCCTCAGTATTTCATTGAAGCGTCTTCGAATCCATCGGATGGGGGAAACATAACAGGTAGTGGTAACTATGTTCATGGAACTCAGGTAAATCTGACAGCCACAGCTAATGAAGGCTACGAATTTATTGACTGGACAGATAATGGAGTGCGGGTTAGCACAAATGCAAGTTATTCCTTTACAGCTAACGCGGATAGAGCTCTTGTGGCGAATTTCAAGTTGAAGACCTATACACTAACAGCAACTGCAGGAGTCGGTGGTACCGTAATACCCTATGGAATTGTTGAAGTAAAACATGGCGAAGATAAGCAATTCACTATTGCTTCAGATCAAGGCTGTGAAATAAAGGAAGTAATCGTTGACGGAGTATCCGTTGGCGCTGTGAATACTTACGATTTTGACAACGTTACCAGAAATCACACTATCCACGGCGAGTTCAAGTTAAAGCTTTACACTATTGACGTCTCTGCTATCCCTGAGACTGGCGGAACAGTGAGCGGAGGAGGCAACTTTAATCATGGAGATTCCGTTGAAATAATAGCAACAGCCAACACCGGTTATGAATTTATCGGCTGGACTGAGAATGAATTGCAGGTGAGCACAGATACCAGTTATTCATTTACTGCAACCGCGGACAGAACACTTGTTGCTAACTTTAGACGGCTAACTTACTCTATCACTCTAGACGTAAATCCCATAGATGGTGGATCAGTTAGCGGGGGCGGGGCCTTCTTACATGGAGAAGAAGTAACTGTTATTGCTACTCCTAATCTAGGGAAGTACTTCATAAACTGGACAGAAGATGCAGTTGAAGTAAGCAAAGAGCCGGTCTACACATTTGTTGCCACTAAGGACTGTAATCTTGTGGCCAATTTTGAAATGAATCACGCGCCGGAATTCGACAAACTTCTACCGGTTAATGGAGCGGTGAATCAGCCAGTAGATGTGAAGCTCGAATGGAACGCTGTTGATACTAATGGTGCAACCGTAACCTACGATGTTTACTTCGGATACTCTAGCGCTAACCTTATTAAGGTCATGTATGGAACAACTCTTGAGGAGTATTATCCAGATGTGATTAAGGGATTTACCTTCTACTGGAGAGTCGTCGCTTCAAATGGATCAGTCACAACGGATTCTGGAGTAATTGCTTTCTCTACGGTAGAAGAAGTCCTTACAGATAAATCCGTACACATAATCGATAATCTACTAGATAAGCAACCTTCAGATCCAGCAACGATTGCAGTACAGGTACGAGGCATCGGGATTGTAGCGGGCTCTGAATTAGCAATAGAAATAGATACAAACTACATGGAATTTCTGAATAGAGATGGTCATACCCTTAGCGAATTTCTTGCATCTAATCCCGAGGCAACATTTGCAGACTTCGAACCCTGGTGCGAATACAAAGCTATTAGTACGGATTTCCTGTCAATAATGAAACTTAAGGATACTACCGGTTCCACCGTTTATCTGAGTGGAGCCTACAAAAATTCTGCTGGAAAGAACATTGCCGATGGGAATCTCTGGTTTATCTACGTGAAGGTAAAGGCTATAACAGGAAGGACTGCCGCGGTTTTCAGCAGTGTCTCATTTGTTGATACTGCTTTGGTTGAAATTCCAGTTGATTCAAGTGATCAGGGACTTTTCATTGTGAAGTAA
- a CDS encoding DUF881 domain-containing protein, whose translation MNSRFSKRIFLTLMFGILIVSASTVFANEGSCLLKIVAANDLAKTGTVFVDGKLKGLLELGELVIFDLDIGTHKITVDGKLIEKQEIDVAFENAYESKQIDVKAIPGRRAVRIISEPSNALIRVNEDWIGQKTPWQIVLEVGRTYEIELLKDNHGSTVETLDISEKGEVIVLDIAVPVATPPDEPRLVYPSNGATDLTIGEVFLEWEHFDTALQFEVDFNGESYTTRSSVIPVQLIEKGRVYTWKVTAINEFDKRSSSEEFSFTTLQNMLPNEPSCLFPGNGTDNYPDAVILQWVCEDPEGDRLSYDVIFGEGDALCTREIGIPSSKLLVSELKSGTQYFWKVIAKDDYGGVTVGPLWTFSTKASTSTEDSKAGSLFGNENSSDDSCQVDVLKEKIVSLEWALEELKILVRENTRLVENTLISLITTGSSACSAVQGSNYFTKEFGKGLQIKIESDFKGSSILHDSDILMILNEIYALRATKISLNGKRVLPYTYVRCVGATVIIDDEPTQIMPIVIEVLGDYDYLVSGLGLLKEYFAGREIDMSFLPVEFITIPAFNE comes from the coding sequence ATGAATAGCAGATTTTCAAAGAGAATATTCCTAACACTAATGTTTGGAATACTAATAGTTTCAGCTTCAACGGTTTTTGCTAACGAAGGGAGTTGCCTGCTTAAGATAGTTGCCGCCAATGATTTGGCAAAGACCGGGACTGTGTTTGTGGACGGAAAACTTAAAGGGCTGCTTGAGTTAGGAGAGTTAGTTATTTTTGATCTTGATATTGGCACCCACAAGATTACGGTTGATGGAAAACTAATCGAGAAGCAGGAAATAGATGTGGCTTTCGAGAATGCTTATGAATCAAAACAAATAGATGTGAAGGCTATTCCTGGTCGGCGAGCAGTGCGCATTATTTCCGAACCTTCAAATGCCCTTATTAGAGTTAATGAAGATTGGATTGGTCAAAAGACACCCTGGCAGATTGTGCTTGAAGTAGGTAGAACGTATGAGATCGAATTGTTAAAAGACAATCACGGAAGTACTGTCGAGACTCTTGACATATCGGAAAAAGGTGAAGTAATTGTACTGGATATTGCTGTCCCGGTAGCAACCCCACCAGATGAACCGAGGCTTGTTTACCCTTCTAATGGTGCAACTGATTTGACTATTGGTGAGGTGTTTTTAGAGTGGGAACACTTTGATACAGCACTGCAATTTGAAGTTGACTTCAACGGGGAAAGCTACACAACGCGAAGTTCTGTTATTCCTGTTCAGCTAATTGAGAAAGGCAGAGTGTACACGTGGAAGGTAACAGCCATAAATGAATTTGATAAGAGAAGTTCCAGTGAAGAGTTCTCTTTCACAACACTGCAGAACATGCTACCAAACGAACCATCATGTCTATTCCCTGGAAACGGTACTGATAATTACCCGGACGCTGTAATTCTTCAATGGGTTTGCGAAGATCCCGAAGGTGATAGGTTAAGCTATGATGTTATTTTTGGAGAAGGAGATGCTCTTTGTACAAGGGAAATCGGAATTCCAAGTTCTAAGTTATTGGTGAGTGAATTAAAATCTGGAACACAATATTTCTGGAAAGTAATAGCGAAAGATGATTATGGAGGAGTTACAGTAGGACCATTATGGACGTTTTCAACTAAGGCCAGCACGTCTACAGAAGATTCAAAAGCGGGTTCTCTTTTTGGTAATGAAAATAGCAGCGATGATTCTTGTCAAGTTGATGTACTAAAGGAGAAAATAGTTTCTCTTGAATGGGCTTTAGAGGAATTGAAGATTCTGGTAAGAGAAAACACAAGGCTTGTAGAAAACACGTTGATCTCACTAATAACAACAGGTTCTTCTGCTTGTTCTGCTGTCCAGGGATCGAATTACTTCACCAAAGAATTTGGCAAGGGTTTACAGATAAAGATTGAATCTGATTTCAAAGGAAGCAGTATTCTCCATGACAGCGATATCCTTATGATTTTGAACGAAATATACGCTTTGAGAGCCACGAAGATTTCGTTAAACGGGAAGAGAGTACTGCCATATACATACGTACGCTGCGTTGGGGCAACCGTGATAATCGATGATGAACCAACTCAAATTATGCCAATAGTAATTGAAGTGTTGGGCGATTACGATTATCTTGTTTCGGGTCTGGGTCTATTGAAGGAGTATTTTGCAGGCAGGGAGATTGATATGTCTTTTCTGCCTGTTGAATTTATAACGATTCCGGCTTTCAACGAATAA
- a CDS encoding SUMF1/EgtB/PvdO family nonheme iron enzyme encodes MKSTMLKKLSFLILFSVITVTTSLAATNESSCFLKIVAANDLAKTASVYIDGKLEGTLESGELTIFDLDVGNHLITLDGELIEKYELEVVFQSTYESKRIDLEANPGKRAVRITSEPSNAAIRIDKEWLEQTTPWQIILDVGKTYEIELFKELYGGKTQSLYIPDKGEIIILDVEIPKADPPLKPRPTYPIDKSVCPDEIVVELVWESLDNPLQYELQFDGKVYTTSFSNARFYKLERGKTYSWRVTAVNKYGMRTTSERYSFTVQENRGPEIAFVYPQNDSDDVFAEELILKWEVTDADGDSITCDVYFGDKPDSLEPVKSHTTSNEYIVKELQRGKPYYWKIVATDSYGEVSESLVYSFTTMANRPPIEPFNIIPEDGMENLPDCLTLEWDCTDPDNDNLTYAIYLGVDADSMNQIGETTNKNFVLNDLTRGTTHYWKIVVFDSFGAKTEGPLNTFITKANKPPVIDPSSEVFLKETDRDVFAELKWFCEDPDDKLLLYDVYLGVDTEPSLILSDHYLTTLTKEKLKFGTTYYWQIVAKDVHGGISKGPLWEFTTKNPPSYIPSDIVPKRVFVEKGSFTMGDTWGGGYGDEKPTHTVTFTYDFYIGKYETTFDEYDAFCDDTGRNKPDDEGWGRGQRPVMRVSWWDAIAYCNWLSEKEKLPKAYDTNGNLLDKDGIVTTDPSKVVGYRLPTEAEWEYAARGGNKSKGYKYSGSYKVDEVAWYVANSGGKTQEVGNKAPNELGLYDMSGNVWEWCSDWYNNTYYYNTPKTNPYNNSGSDRVIRGGSWGWGYSSPDARVARRRGNSPTSTDVNIGFRICRTVF; translated from the coding sequence ATGAAAAGTACAATGCTAAAGAAGCTATCTTTTCTGATACTGTTCAGTGTAATCACAGTGACAACTTCATTGGCCGCTACAAATGAAAGTAGTTGCTTTCTTAAAATAGTTGCTGCAAATGACCTGGCGAAAACGGCGAGCGTTTATATAGATGGCAAGCTTGAAGGAACCCTCGAATCAGGGGAGTTGACCATCTTCGATCTGGATGTTGGCAATCACTTAATAACACTCGATGGAGAGCTAATTGAAAAGTATGAACTAGAGGTAGTTTTCCAAAGCACGTATGAATCAAAGCGAATAGATCTAGAAGCTAATCCGGGGAAAAGGGCAGTAAGGATAACATCCGAACCTTCCAATGCAGCTATTCGAATTGACAAGGAATGGCTAGAACAGACAACACCCTGGCAGATTATTCTTGATGTGGGAAAGACCTATGAGATCGAGTTGTTCAAAGAACTATATGGTGGTAAAACACAATCTCTTTATATCCCTGATAAGGGAGAGATTATAATTCTAGATGTTGAAATACCAAAAGCAGATCCGCCCCTTAAGCCACGTCCAACATATCCCATAGACAAATCTGTCTGCCCTGATGAAATCGTAGTTGAGCTAGTATGGGAGTCACTTGATAATCCTCTGCAATATGAACTTCAGTTCGATGGTAAAGTGTATACGACTTCGTTTAGCAATGCAAGATTCTACAAGCTAGAACGTGGTAAGACTTATTCCTGGAGAGTGACGGCAGTTAATAAATATGGCATGAGAACAACAAGTGAACGATATTCCTTCACGGTTCAAGAGAACCGTGGTCCGGAGATTGCATTTGTATATCCTCAAAACGACAGTGATGATGTTTTTGCGGAAGAGTTGATCCTGAAGTGGGAAGTTACGGATGCGGATGGAGATTCTATAACTTGTGATGTTTATTTTGGTGACAAGCCTGATTCATTAGAGCCAGTGAAATCACATACCACTTCGAACGAATACATTGTAAAAGAATTGCAAAGAGGAAAACCATACTACTGGAAAATAGTTGCGACGGATAGTTATGGCGAAGTCAGCGAAAGTCTTGTGTATTCTTTTACTACTATGGCAAACAGGCCTCCGATTGAACCATTTAATATTATTCCTGAAGACGGAATGGAAAACTTACCGGATTGTTTAACACTTGAATGGGACTGCACAGATCCTGACAATGACAATTTGACTTATGCAATATATCTGGGAGTAGATGCAGATTCCATGAATCAGATAGGCGAGACCACCAACAAGAATTTTGTCTTGAATGATTTGACCAGGGGAACAACACACTACTGGAAAATCGTGGTCTTTGATTCCTTTGGGGCAAAAACCGAAGGACCACTAAATACTTTTATCACAAAGGCTAACAAACCACCAGTTATTGATCCCAGTTCTGAAGTGTTTCTTAAAGAAACCGATCGAGATGTATTTGCGGAACTTAAATGGTTCTGTGAAGATCCAGATGACAAGCTGCTGTTATATGATGTATATCTTGGAGTTGATACAGAACCCTCATTGATTCTTTCGGATCATTATCTAACCACTTTGACCAAAGAAAAACTGAAATTCGGTACAACATATTACTGGCAAATTGTTGCCAAAGATGTACATGGCGGAATTTCTAAAGGACCATTGTGGGAATTTACAACGAAGAACCCTCCGAGCTATATTCCATCTGATATTGTTCCAAAGAGGGTGTTTGTGGAGAAAGGCAGCTTCACGATGGGTGACACGTGGGGTGGTGGATACGGTGATGAAAAACCAACCCATACGGTCACGTTTACCTACGACTTCTACATTGGCAAGTATGAAACTACATTCGACGAGTACGACGCTTTCTGTGATGACACTGGCAGAAATAAACCTGATGACGAAGGCTGGGGCAGGGGACAGAGACCTGTTATGAGGGTCAGCTGGTGGGATGCGATAGCCTACTGTAATTGGTTGAGTGAGAAAGAGAAACTCCCGAAAGCTTATGACACTAATGGCAATTTGCTGGACAAAGATGGAATAGTAACTACTGACCCGTCGAAAGTAGTAGGCTACAGACTACCGACAGAGGCAGAGTGGGAATATGCAGCAAGAGGTGGAAACAAGAGTAAAGGATACAAGTATTCCGGGAGCTATAAAGTAGATGAGGTTGCCTGGTATGTTGCAAACTCGGGGGGCAAGACGCAGGAAGTTGGTAATAAAGCACCTAACGAGCTGGGGCTGTACGATATGTCTGGAAACGTGTGGGAGTGGTGCAGTGATTGGTATAATAACACCTATTACTATAACACTCCAAAGACGAATCCGTACAACAATAGTGGTTCCGATCGGGTGATTCGTGGCGGTAGCTGGGGCTGGGGCTACAGTTCGCCGGACGCACGTGTGGCGCGTCGCAGAGGCAACTCGCCCACTAGCACGGACGTCAACATCGGGTTCCGTATTTGCAGGACGGTGTTCTGA
- a CDS encoding right-handed parallel beta-helix repeat-containing protein, which produces MKRAIGFVAIGLLVLVIAGCFSLDQKAVNSEEVSFILNDDGSISIKALKELTGIDVIVAASIEEEAITVDDSLLKIVTHSDEGTTRIAIVSTSANIREGEEIARIDGNFTTLKNLVISSSAKYLEMPSPKTQAKPPFPDGISIVDGSIDKASNGYFLVHAENVNGFAGVEITITYDPQYIIIDKSKGEQGVTPLNSFGTGLLIVQHTENTITITSAFNSAKSVNCEYIYQIHFVASLIEGKTLIGLSGEVRDANTGLIQTVFHDGEITIGGPKLIGDFDNSNKVDLPDFILFARSYGSVLGGEGEYIETYDIAPAEDKYQGVWAGIYDSCAPDGEIDLVDFIIFARNYGKNKPNEPPFISVPDQQVAQGDTLELDLLNYSSDPEGDSLLFILEVDSPGTITDSIYSYTPDFETLGNQTVDIAVEDTAGNMMTDTFIIEVTKTNRPPVTDGIPDQTIAEGETLNLELLDYFEDPDGDNLVFAVISGVGTVIGSEYTYSPNYDAAGTYQVTIKAADGNGGEVETTFTLTVENTNRPPEEPQLVSPENAALLINTTSVELSWNCSDPDGQLLTYDVYFGEDIEALEVIATQSATSLHVQEITAGKTYFWMIVARDPHGAETASEVYSFSTDYYLIPGGEFEGMISGYALMTKANSPYIITGDIVVESGAQLIIEPGVEVRFTYISDPDNNGQEDTNAADLIVYGKLFAEGSETEPLLFTSNETPALKGDWGGIRFASSEGTSKISHATIEMAKDGVWTSSNCNIEISNCEIRTNIDYGVRLGSNSNATIVNSTIHHNANGVWTSSNCNIEISNCEIRTNIDYGVLLGSNSNATIVDSTIHLNATGISNYGTMIIRGCTISSSGGTGIYSNGVYIEIYETLIGENSSTGITLHNSSSNSRVQNCHFLDNGSYGIEGYRFEVIDSSFARNGNHAISGSNCVVEGCLFTESIKGIRGSSITAVNNNFEGEFCSSFYDDYSGVYIDGQALISHNVFSGFATGVWLATSSEVTIQDNLVTGNYRGICFASVDGQNLTCSNNNIYGNRDWNVYNDTNQRVAITNSFWGTDNESTIKSKIFDYYEDSSKGPVSYTGFKSSLIDGATSSKRIALIPYDRQSLGFADEATISWTAYDPDGLLESFDLYFGETETPELYTADVISPVTVPVDHAKTYYLGVMGFDSQESLKAESTVSEICIGLPIVFGGSSSDSGLSVVETYDGGLVVTGYTNSFGNGDQVYLLKTDSNGDLLWEKNFGGTSDDYGHSVVETSDGGLVVTGNTDYFGNSYQVYLLKTDSNGDLLWEKNFGGTSIDYGHSVVETSDGGLVVTGYTESFGNCWQVYLLKTDSTGNLLWEKNFGGTGGDVGYSVVETSDGGLVVTGFTDCFGNGNQVYLLKTDSNGDLLWEKNFGGTRNDSGHSVVETSDGGLVVTGDTYSFGNRSQVYLLKTDSKGNMLWEKGHGTSRGNSGSSVVETSDGGLVVTGHTISFENNNQVYLLKTDSTGNLLWEKNFGGTRDDSGESVVETSDGGLVVTGYMTSFGISTQVYMIWTDSEGNGISEPGW; this is translated from the coding sequence ATGAAAAGGGCAATCGGATTTGTCGCCATTGGTTTACTGGTTCTGGTAATTGCGGGATGTTTCTCACTAGATCAGAAAGCAGTTAATTCTGAAGAGGTTTCCTTCATTCTGAATGATGACGGCTCAATATCCATTAAGGCGCTGAAGGAGCTTACGGGGATAGATGTGATAGTAGCAGCCTCTATTGAAGAAGAAGCTATAACAGTTGACGATTCCCTCCTGAAGATAGTAACCCATAGCGATGAAGGCACAACGAGAATAGCAATAGTCTCGACTTCAGCAAACATAAGGGAAGGGGAAGAGATAGCCAGAATAGACGGTAATTTCACTACCTTGAAGAACCTGGTGATATCTTCTTCTGCTAAATATCTTGAAATGCCTTCGCCAAAGACTCAGGCAAAGCCTCCGTTCCCGGATGGTATAAGCATAGTAGACGGAAGCATAGACAAAGCCTCTAATGGCTACTTTCTCGTTCACGCTGAAAATGTCAATGGATTTGCCGGAGTTGAGATCACCATAACTTACGATCCACAATACATAATCATTGACAAATCTAAGGGAGAACAAGGAGTAACTCCTCTAAACTCATTCGGAACGGGACTACTAATAGTTCAACACACCGAAAACACGATTACGATAACCTCGGCCTTCAACTCGGCAAAGAGTGTCAATTGCGAATATATCTACCAGATACATTTCGTGGCCAGTCTCATAGAGGGAAAAACATTGATTGGACTATCGGGAGAGGTACGCGATGCAAACACCGGACTAATCCAAACAGTGTTTCATGATGGTGAGATTACTATAGGTGGTCCCAAACTGATTGGTGACTTTGATAATAGCAACAAGGTGGATCTTCCAGACTTCATATTGTTTGCCAGAAGCTATGGAAGCGTACTTGGAGGAGAAGGCGAATATATTGAAACATACGATATTGCGCCTGCGGAGGACAAATACCAGGGAGTATGGGCGGGAATATACGACAGCTGTGCTCCGGATGGAGAGATAGACCTTGTTGACTTCATAATCTTTGCAAGAAACTATGGGAAGAATAAGCCAAACGAACCGCCCTTCATATCTGTGCCCGATCAGCAGGTTGCCCAAGGTGACACATTGGAACTGGATCTTCTAAACTATTCATCCGATCCCGAAGGGGACAGCCTGTTGTTCATACTTGAGGTTGATTCCCCGGGAACGATAACCGATTCAATCTACTCATACACGCCGGATTTCGAAACACTTGGAAACCAGACAGTTGATATAGCGGTTGAAGATACAGCGGGAAATATGATGACAGACACATTCATAATCGAAGTAACGAAAACTAACAGACCTCCCGTTACAGATGGAATACCTGATCAGACAATAGCGGAAGGAGAAACGCTTAACTTAGAACTGCTTGATTACTTCGAAGATCCTGACGGAGACAACCTTGTTTTCGCGGTAATTTCAGGCGTGGGTACGGTTATTGGCAGCGAATATACCTACAGTCCCAATTACGATGCTGCCGGAACATACCAGGTAACGATAAAGGCAGCCGACGGAAATGGAGGAGAGGTTGAAACGACATTCACGCTGACTGTTGAGAACACTAACAGACCTCCGGAAGAGCCGCAACTGGTATCTCCGGAAAACGCTGCCCTGTTAATCAATACAACTTCGGTAGAGCTCAGCTGGAATTGCAGCGATCCGGACGGCCAGCTTCTGACATATGATGTTTATTTCGGAGAAGACATAGAAGCGCTGGAAGTTATAGCTACACAATCAGCTACAAGTCTTCATGTTCAAGAAATAACTGCTGGAAAGACATACTTCTGGATGATAGTGGCCAGAGATCCTCACGGAGCTGAAACGGCAAGTGAAGTCTACTCTTTCAGCACAGACTATTATTTAATTCCTGGCGGAGAATTCGAAGGAATGATCTCCGGATATGCGCTCATGACTAAGGCCAACTCTCCATACATAATCACGGGAGACATCGTAGTTGAATCTGGAGCGCAGCTGATAATAGAACCGGGAGTTGAGGTTAGGTTCACCTACATATCCGATCCTGATAACAACGGACAGGAAGATACGAATGCAGCCGATCTTATAGTTTATGGAAAGCTATTTGCAGAAGGAAGTGAAACTGAGCCTTTACTATTCACTTCAAACGAGACTCCGGCGCTTAAAGGCGACTGGGGAGGAATAAGGTTTGCCTCGAGTGAAGGAACATCTAAGATAAGCCACGCAACTATTGAAATGGCGAAAGATGGTGTCTGGACATCCAGCAACTGCAATATTGAAATCAGCAACTGTGAGATAAGAACGAACATTGATTACGGGGTGCGTCTAGGAAGCAACTCAAACGCAACTATAGTTAATAGCACGATACATCATAATGCCAATGGTGTCTGGACATCCAGCAACTGCAATATTGAAATCAGCAACTGTGAGATAAGAACAAACATTGATTATGGAGTGCTTCTAGGAAGCAACTCAAACGCAACTATAGTTGATAGTACAATACATCTTAATGCCACAGGAATATCTAACTATGGAACAATGATAATCCGAGGCTGCACTATATCTTCAAGTGGAGGAACGGGAATCTATAGTAATGGAGTCTACATTGAGATCTATGAGACTTTGATAGGAGAAAACTCTTCAACGGGAATCACTCTTCATAACTCAAGTTCAAACTCAAGAGTTCAAAATTGCCACTTCCTGGATAATGGTAGTTATGGCATAGAAGGATACAGATTTGAAGTAATAGATTCCTCTTTTGCTCGTAACGGCAACCATGCAATCAGTGGGTCGAATTGCGTAGTAGAAGGATGTTTATTTACTGAAAGTATAAAGGGGATTCGTGGTTCATCCATAACTGCTGTTAATAATAACTTCGAAGGTGAATTCTGTTCTTCGTTCTATGATGACTACTCGGGAGTATACATAGACGGACAGGCTTTGATTTCACACAACGTGTTCTCAGGTTTCGCAACAGGGGTATGGTTAGCAACTTCGAGTGAAGTGACAATACAGGATAATCTTGTAACGGGAAACTACAGAGGTATCTGCTTTGCAAGTGTTGATGGCCAGAATTTGACTTGTTCAAACAACAATATTTATGGTAATCGAGACTGGAATGTCTACAACGACACTAACCAGAGAGTGGCTATCACTAATTCTTTCTGGGGCACAGATAATGAAAGTACTATAAAGAGCAAGATATTCGATTATTATGAAGATTCTAGCAAGGGTCCAGTGAGCTATACAGGGTTCAAGTCCTCTCTTATTGATGGAGCAACCTCTTCCAAAAGAATAGCTTTGATACCTTATGATAGGCAATCACTGGGGTTTGCCGATGAAGCCACAATAAGCTGGACCGCATACGATCCAGATGGGCTTTTGGAATCGTTCGATCTGTATTTTGGCGAAACTGAGACTCCTGAGCTCTATACTGCAGATGTTATAAGTCCCGTGACAGTTCCCGTTGATCATGCAAAGACTTACTATCTTGGTGTTATGGGATTTGATTCTCAAGAGTCTCTTAAAGCAGAATCAACCGTTTCAGAAATATGCATCGGACTACCGATAGTCTTCGGAGGTAGTAGTAGTGACAGTGGGCTTAGCGTTGTAGAGACATATGACGGCGGATTGGTCGTGACCGGTTATACAAATTCTTTCGGGAATGGAGATCAGGTGTATCTGTTGAAAACCGATTCAAACGGAGACCTTCTCTGGGAGAAGAACTTTGGCGGTACAAGTGATGACTATGGACACAGCGTCGTCGAGACATCTGACGGCGGACTGGTTGTGACTGGTAATACGGATTATTTTGGGAATAGTTATCAGGTGTATCTGTTGAAAACCGATTCAAACGGAGACCTTCTTTGGGAGAAGAACTTTGGCGGTACAAGTATTGACTATGGACACAGCGTCGTCGAGACATCTGACGGCGGACTGGTTGTGACTGGTTATACAGAGTCTTTTGGAAATTGCTGGCAGGTATACCTGCTGAAAACCGATTCAACCGGCAACCTTCTCTGGGAGAAGAACTTTGGCGGTACAGGTGGTGATGTAGGATACAGCGTTGTCGAGACATCTGATGGTGGTCTGGTTGTGACTGGTTTTACGGATTGTTTTGGAAATGGCAATCAGGTGTATCTGTTGAAAACCGATTCAAACGGAGACCTTCTCTGGGAGAAGAACTTTGGCGGTACAAGGAATGATTCTGGACACAGCGTCGTCGAGACATCTGACGGCGGACTTGTCGTGACCGGTGATACGTATTCTTTTGGAAATAGAAGTCAGGTGTATCTACTGAAAACCGATTCAAAAGGAAATATGCTATGGGAGAAAGGGCACGGTACTTCTAGAGGTAATTCTGGGAGCAGCGTTGTCGAGACATCTGACGGCGGACTGGTTGTGACCGGGCATACGATTTCTTTCGAGAATAACAACCAGGTGTATTTGTTGAAGACAGATTCAACCGGCAACCTTCTCTGGGAGAAGAACTTTGGCGGTACAAGGGATGATTCTGGAGAAAGCGTCGTCGAGACATCTGACGGCGGACTGGTTGTGACTGGGTATATGACTTCTTTCGGGATTAGCACGCAGGTGTATATGATCTGGACTGATTCAGAAGGTAACGGTATAAGCGAACCCGGCTGGTGA